In one Halorubrum sp. CBA1229 genomic region, the following are encoded:
- a CDS encoding NAD(P)-dependent oxidoreductase: protein MATILVTGSRGGVGSWTVDRFAEAGHEVVGVDRRLPPGTRENAAFKAADLTDYGETRQLVAAADPDAVVHLAAIPNPDHHAGSRVFENNVVSTYNVLDAAGAAGARIAWASSESLYGTVFAEEHWLPDAFPIDEETPTEPEDPYGLSKVVGEEIAARVARRYGVPAVSLRASWVNYPGAYETRPAREGFDPATADPSGNFWTYVDVRDLIDAIEAAIDPETAIEGHEAVLVTAAENFIGRDTAAAIEAVHGDLPDDCDLDGDEAAFDLGKAKRLLGWEPEHSWREAEGLDVDGPDFV from the coding sequence ATGGCAACCATCCTCGTCACGGGGAGCCGCGGCGGCGTCGGGAGCTGGACGGTCGACCGCTTCGCCGAGGCCGGCCACGAGGTCGTCGGCGTCGACCGCCGGCTCCCGCCGGGCACCCGCGAGAACGCCGCGTTCAAAGCGGCCGACCTGACCGACTACGGCGAGACGAGGCAGCTGGTCGCGGCCGCCGACCCGGACGCCGTCGTCCACCTCGCCGCGATCCCGAACCCGGACCATCACGCCGGCTCGCGCGTCTTCGAGAACAACGTCGTCAGCACCTACAACGTCCTCGACGCCGCGGGCGCGGCCGGCGCGCGGATCGCGTGGGCGTCGAGCGAGAGTCTCTACGGCACCGTCTTCGCGGAGGAGCACTGGCTCCCAGACGCGTTCCCGATCGACGAGGAGACGCCGACCGAGCCGGAGGACCCCTACGGCCTCTCGAAGGTGGTCGGCGAGGAGATCGCGGCGCGGGTCGCCCGGCGGTACGGCGTGCCCGCCGTCTCCCTGCGCGCCTCGTGGGTGAACTACCCCGGCGCCTACGAGACGCGCCCGGCGCGGGAGGGGTTCGACCCCGCGACCGCCGACCCCAGCGGGAACTTCTGGACCTACGTCGACGTGCGAGACCTGATCGACGCGATCGAGGCCGCGATCGACCCGGAGACCGCGATCGAGGGCCACGAGGCCGTCCTCGTCACCGCGGCGGAGAACTTCATCGGGCGCGACACGGCCGCCGCGATCGAGGCGGTCCACGGCGACCTCCCGGACGACTGCGACCTCGACGGCGACGAGGCCGCCTTCGACCTCGGGAAGGCGAAGCGGCTGCTCGGTTGGGAGCCGGAGCACTCGTGGCGCGAGGCGGAGGGGCTCGACGTCGACGGCCCCGACTTCGTCTGA
- the mbhE gene encoding hydrogen gas-evolving membrane-bound hydrogenase subunit E, with the protein MAPDLTVISTAVALPFAAAALSPLLYRVLGERTGYAGAVVAAASFGLLATGIGEYGTVGVPWVPALDVGIRFTVDGWGLLFALLASGIGVLVFVYSAAYMHGEEGLARYYAALLAFMGSILGVALASDLVSIFLFWELTSLCSFVLIGHYTEDDGSRYSARMAMVVTVGGGLCLLAGLLMLAAAARGALGGATFDLTAMIANDEAMRAALRESGLFVPALGLIVVAAAAKSAQVPLHFWLPNAMVAPTPVSAFLHSATMVKVGVYFLGRVRPLLMSPEWVLIVATLGLLTMTVGALLAVAATDTKELLAYSTASHLGLMVAGFGFDIVYGGEAGAFHLLNHALFKAPLFLVAGIVVHEAGTRNLDDLGGLWRELPVTAAVTGVAALSMAGIPPFNGFYSKELLFEAAYEVAHEAGGLAWLYPAVATLASVLTVVYSLQFLAMFFGERRAPVAEVHRPPIALVGPPAVLAVAAAVVSVAPQLAVDIIVQGAVEATATGEAQLEVGLPTHLSPPVAMSAVAVLGGFGAYPLRGRLAAAIRRGVDAPIPVRPSGWYDWTVSTAAATSARFGPAVHNGLLRTYVGWVAAAGSLLALAGFAATGVSLEIGELGVPAAVAVVLGVATLAGVAVATASSHVSGVLMLSILGFMLAIFFILASAPDLALTQLVVETLVLLVFLLVLQRLPSFYSEVRPLAIARDAAVSILVGATAFVSVLLTIPGPDADPTSVATYYTEQAVPGGGGTNVVNVILVDFRAFDTLGELLVVAIAAIAILVLVTMRTRGEAAATEGDGGPIPDGGDSP; encoded by the coding sequence ATGGCACCAGACCTGACGGTCATTTCGACCGCCGTCGCGCTTCCGTTCGCCGCCGCGGCCCTCTCGCCGCTTCTGTATCGCGTCCTCGGCGAACGGACCGGTTACGCGGGGGCCGTCGTCGCGGCGGCCAGTTTCGGACTGCTGGCGACGGGGATCGGCGAGTACGGCACCGTCGGGGTGCCGTGGGTCCCCGCGCTCGACGTGGGGATCCGGTTCACCGTCGACGGGTGGGGGCTCCTCTTCGCGCTGTTGGCCAGCGGGATCGGCGTCCTCGTGTTCGTCTACTCGGCGGCGTACATGCACGGCGAGGAGGGGCTTGCGCGCTACTACGCGGCGCTGTTGGCCTTTATGGGTTCGATACTCGGCGTCGCGCTCGCCTCCGACCTCGTGTCGATCTTCCTGTTCTGGGAGCTGACCAGCCTCTGTTCGTTCGTGCTCATCGGCCACTACACCGAGGACGACGGGTCCCGTTACTCGGCGCGGATGGCCATGGTCGTGACTGTGGGCGGCGGCCTGTGTCTGCTCGCGGGGCTGCTCATGCTCGCGGCGGCGGCGCGGGGCGCCCTCGGCGGCGCGACCTTCGACCTGACGGCGATGATCGCGAACGACGAGGCGATGCGCGCGGCCCTCCGCGAGTCGGGGCTGTTCGTCCCGGCGCTGGGCCTCATCGTCGTCGCCGCGGCCGCCAAGTCCGCGCAGGTGCCGCTCCACTTCTGGCTGCCGAACGCCATGGTCGCGCCGACGCCCGTCTCCGCGTTCCTCCACTCCGCGACGATGGTCAAGGTTGGCGTCTACTTCCTCGGTCGCGTGCGTCCCCTCCTGATGAGTCCCGAGTGGGTGTTGATCGTCGCGACCCTCGGACTGCTGACGATGACCGTGGGGGCGCTGCTGGCGGTGGCCGCGACCGACACCAAGGAGCTGCTCGCCTACTCGACGGCGAGCCACCTCGGGCTGATGGTCGCCGGCTTCGGCTTCGATATCGTCTACGGCGGCGAGGCCGGCGCGTTCCACCTGCTCAACCACGCGCTGTTCAAGGCGCCGCTGTTCCTCGTCGCCGGGATCGTCGTTCACGAGGCCGGAACCCGGAACCTCGACGACCTCGGGGGACTGTGGCGGGAGCTCCCGGTGACGGCGGCCGTCACTGGGGTCGCCGCGTTGAGCATGGCCGGTATCCCGCCGTTCAACGGCTTCTACTCCAAGGAGCTGCTGTTCGAGGCGGCGTACGAAGTCGCCCACGAGGCCGGCGGCCTCGCCTGGCTGTACCCCGCCGTGGCGACCCTCGCGAGCGTGTTGACGGTCGTCTACTCGCTGCAGTTCCTCGCGATGTTCTTCGGCGAGCGGCGGGCCCCCGTCGCGGAGGTCCACCGACCCCCGATCGCGCTGGTCGGGCCCCCCGCCGTGCTGGCCGTCGCGGCGGCCGTCGTCAGCGTCGCGCCGCAGTTGGCTGTCGACATCATCGTCCAGGGGGCCGTCGAGGCCACCGCCACCGGCGAGGCGCAGCTTGAGGTCGGACTGCCGACGCACCTCTCGCCCCCGGTCGCCATGTCCGCCGTCGCCGTCCTCGGCGGGTTCGGCGCATACCCGCTTCGCGGGCGGCTGGCGGCGGCAATTCGACGCGGCGTCGACGCGCCGATCCCCGTTCGGCCCAGCGGGTGGTACGACTGGACCGTCTCGACCGCGGCGGCGACGAGCGCTCGGTTCGGCCCGGCCGTCCATAACGGCCTCCTCCGGACGTACGTGGGATGGGTGGCGGCGGCCGGGAGCCTGCTCGCCCTCGCCGGCTTCGCGGCGACGGGAGTCTCCCTCGAGATCGGCGAGCTCGGCGTGCCGGCGGCAGTGGCCGTCGTGTTGGGCGTCGCGACCCTCGCCGGCGTGGCCGTGGCGACCGCCTCGTCGCACGTGTCGGGCGTGCTCATGCTGTCGATCCTCGGATTCATGCTCGCCATCTTCTTCATCCTCGCGAGCGCGCCGGACTTGGCGCTCACCCAGCTGGTCGTCGAGACGCTCGTCCTCCTCGTCTTCCTTTTAGTTCTCCAGCGGTTGCCGTCGTTCTACTCGGAGGTCCGCCCGCTCGCGATCGCCCGCGATGCGGCCGTTTCGATCCTCGTGGGCGCGACGGCGTTCGTCTCGGTCCTCCTGACGATCCCCGGCCCCGACGCCGACCCGACGAGCGTCGCGACGTACTACACGGAGCAGGCGGTTCCGGGCGGCGGCGGCACGAACGTCGTCAACGTCATCCTCGTGGACTTCCGGGCGTTCGACACGCTGGGCGAGCTGCTGGTCGTCGCGATTGCCGCGATCGCCATCCTCGTGCTCGTGACGATGCGGACCCGCGGCGAAGCGGCCGCGACCGAGGGCGACGGGGGGCCGATTCCCGACGGAGGTGACTCGCCGTGA
- a CDS encoding DUF5305 domain-containing protein: MSSSSPDETRLRLRALLDAQFAVIIAVCLIAAAVGGGLVYTTHVDPGTETRQQTVSSFTVETAYNHSAEVTEPNSVFETGTVLDGRSTYFTRIAPELDVDVETSYAASSAANVDVQFDSVLVVRNVGEDGGTVYWSERETLASETVSGVEPGETAASSFALNSSAASATAAAIEEELGASPGETEIFVVTDVTVEGTINGESTSYARTVELGIDHGGDTYTVSDPGVQSDTSERTETVTVERSYGPLRSIGGPMLLVLGLLGGGALAYVRRKRDLALTPAERDYLSYSDDRSEFAEWITTFRLPASVHERPEAEAESLRDLVDFAIDNDTGVVEDPETGAYHAVAGEFVYTYRPPSPPAVGSGDGGAEGAAVEGDEATAAGAGEAPTADGDEESAVDDLTTVEEAVGIDDATDGSDAPDDPETRDEPTGDDGRD, encoded by the coding sequence ATGAGCTCTTCATCCCCCGACGAGACCCGACTCCGACTCCGGGCGCTACTCGACGCACAGTTCGCCGTGATTATCGCCGTCTGCCTGATCGCGGCCGCCGTCGGCGGCGGGCTCGTCTACACGACGCACGTCGACCCCGGCACCGAGACCCGCCAGCAGACCGTCTCCTCGTTCACGGTCGAGACGGCGTACAACCACTCCGCCGAGGTGACCGAGCCGAACTCGGTGTTCGAGACCGGGACGGTCCTCGACGGCCGCAGCACGTACTTCACGCGGATCGCCCCCGAGCTCGACGTCGACGTCGAGACGAGCTACGCGGCCTCGTCCGCGGCCAACGTCGACGTGCAGTTCGACTCCGTCCTCGTCGTCCGCAACGTCGGCGAGGACGGGGGCACCGTCTACTGGAGCGAGCGCGAGACGCTGGCGTCGGAGACGGTCTCGGGCGTCGAGCCCGGCGAGACCGCCGCGTCGTCGTTCGCGCTCAACAGCTCGGCGGCCTCGGCGACCGCGGCCGCGATCGAGGAGGAGCTGGGCGCGTCCCCGGGCGAGACGGAGATATTCGTCGTCACCGACGTGACGGTGGAGGGGACGATCAACGGCGAGTCGACCTCGTACGCCCGGACGGTCGAGCTTGGGATCGACCACGGCGGCGACACCTACACGGTCTCCGACCCCGGCGTCCAGTCGGACACCTCCGAGCGCACGGAGACCGTGACCGTCGAGCGCAGCTACGGGCCGCTCCGGTCGATCGGCGGCCCGATGCTCCTCGTGCTCGGACTCCTCGGCGGCGGGGCGCTGGCGTACGTCCGCCGGAAGCGCGACCTCGCGCTCACGCCCGCCGAGCGCGACTACCTCTCGTACAGCGACGACCGGTCCGAGTTCGCGGAGTGGATCACGACGTTCCGCCTCCCGGCGTCCGTCCACGAGCGCCCCGAGGCGGAGGCGGAGAGCCTCCGCGACCTCGTCGACTTCGCCATCGACAACGACACCGGCGTCGTGGAGGACCCAGAGACGGGCGCGTACCACGCCGTGGCCGGCGAGTTCGTCTACACGTACCGGCCGCCGTCGCCGCCGGCGGTCGGGTCCGGCGACGGGGGCGCCGAGGGGGCCGCCGTCGAGGGCGACGAGGCGACCGCCGCCGGAGCCGGCGAGGCTCCTACCGCCGACGGAGACGAGGAGTCCGCCGTCGACGACCTCACGACGGTCGAGGAGGCGGTGGGCATCGACGATGCGACGGACGGATCCGACGCGCCGGATGACCCCGAAACCCGCGACGAACCCACGGGCGACGACGGCCGGGACTGA
- a CDS encoding sodium:proton antiporter encodes MSVALAVAVGGLFAVGTFLLLQRDLVRVVFGVAVVSQATFVYLIAMGGVDEGTRDLVPVLEGHGGGVPEIADPVVQALVLTAIVISLGTTALALVLSYRAYEENESMDVTEWTR; translated from the coding sequence ATGAGCGTCGCCCTCGCGGTCGCGGTCGGCGGCCTGTTCGCCGTCGGGACGTTCCTCCTCCTCCAGCGCGACCTCGTGCGGGTCGTGTTCGGGGTCGCCGTCGTCTCGCAGGCGACGTTCGTCTACCTGATCGCGATGGGCGGCGTCGACGAGGGGACCCGGGACCTCGTGCCCGTCCTCGAGGGTCACGGCGGCGGAGTCCCCGAGATCGCCGACCCGGTGGTTCAGGCGCTCGTCCTCACGGCGATCGTCATCAGTCTCGGCACGACCGCGCTGGCGCTCGTGCTGTCGTACCGCGCCTACGAGGAGAACGAATCCATGGACGTCACGGAGTGGACGAGATGA
- a CDS encoding pyridoxamine 5'-phosphate oxidase family protein — MNQPPAEALDDAAIESFLETQSVGTLSLAKADESYGVPVAFTFDPDARDLYFRLGYAPGSRKREFVDSTDRATFVVADETEAGWKSVLARGELEHRSTVESLDTHRSGDDSVSQAERELAIPFYNVFDEPEDMVFALVRLPIDEVTGVAEAGTN; from the coding sequence ATGAATCAGCCGCCAGCAGAAGCGCTGGACGACGCGGCGATCGAGTCGTTCCTCGAAACGCAGTCGGTGGGGACCCTCTCGCTCGCCAAGGCGGACGAGTCGTACGGCGTCCCCGTCGCGTTCACCTTCGACCCGGACGCCCGAGACCTGTACTTCCGGCTCGGGTACGCCCCGGGGAGTCGCAAGCGAGAGTTCGTCGACTCGACGGATCGAGCGACGTTCGTCGTCGCCGACGAGACCGAGGCGGGCTGGAAGAGCGTCCTCGCGCGCGGCGAGCTCGAACACCGCAGCACCGTCGAAAGCCTCGACACGCACCGGTCGGGCGACGACTCGGTCAGTCAGGCCGAACGCGAACTCGCGATCCCCTTTTATAATGTGTTCGACGAGCCCGAGGACATGGTCTTTGCACTCGTCCGCCTCCCGATCGACGAGGTGACCGGCGTGGCGGAAGCCGGCACCAACTGA
- a CDS encoding proton-conducting transporter membrane subunit: MSVLVIAPLLIAVTAAVLTLALGRLPRVQRAASVAGVVGYVGAVAVAVRTLVLGPSAPGAAVYQVGGWPAPFGITLVLDGLSAFMLAIAAGVGIASILFSVRYVTSENQRVYYHPLFHTLLVGVTGSFLTGDLFNLFVWFEVMLIVSYVFVAFYGTDRATAASFRYLVMNVFGSALMLVAVGGLYATTGTLNMADMARRLAAPEAYGIDPAPVVGLSALLLAVFALKAGLVPFQFWVPAAYGAAPAPVTAMFAGVTKKVGVYAIVRLYFTVFAAASIPIDLPGITGASPLAFLAPVLGAMGVASIVVGGFGAVGQDRLDGVFAYSSIGQVGFIAVSIAIAAAADPTGALRGVAVAAALVFALHHALAKGLLFLSVAAIEDATKTERLRDLGGLAGRSPVLSGAVFVGLLSLIGLPPLTGFFGKLLAFDAAVRGLASGPGTLSALVLVALLLGAVLTILYSTRVWVGGFWGRESAAVETASAEVGQVSVLVALAAAVVLVGVGFDPIYRFAEAAATAALDAEGYVDVVGLSGGDGP; this comes from the coding sequence ATGAGCGTGCTCGTGATCGCGCCGCTACTGATCGCGGTGACCGCCGCCGTACTGACGCTCGCGCTCGGCCGGCTGCCGCGGGTCCAACGCGCGGCGAGCGTGGCCGGCGTCGTCGGCTACGTCGGAGCCGTCGCCGTCGCCGTTCGGACGCTCGTTCTCGGGCCGTCGGCCCCCGGCGCGGCGGTCTATCAGGTCGGCGGCTGGCCCGCCCCCTTCGGGATCACGCTCGTGCTGGACGGGCTGTCGGCGTTCATGCTGGCGATCGCCGCGGGCGTCGGCATCGCCTCGATACTGTTCTCGGTCCGGTACGTGACTTCCGAGAACCAGCGCGTGTACTACCATCCGCTGTTCCACACGCTGCTCGTTGGCGTGACCGGCTCGTTCCTCACCGGCGACCTGTTCAACCTGTTCGTCTGGTTCGAGGTGATGCTGATCGTCAGCTACGTCTTCGTGGCCTTCTACGGCACCGATCGCGCCACCGCGGCGTCGTTCCGGTACCTCGTGATGAACGTGTTCGGAAGCGCGCTCATGCTCGTCGCCGTCGGCGGCCTGTACGCCACGACGGGGACGCTCAACATGGCCGACATGGCCCGGCGGCTGGCGGCCCCCGAGGCGTACGGCATCGACCCCGCGCCCGTCGTCGGGCTGTCCGCGCTGCTGCTCGCGGTGTTCGCGCTGAAGGCCGGGCTCGTCCCCTTCCAGTTCTGGGTGCCGGCCGCCTACGGCGCCGCCCCGGCGCCCGTCACCGCGATGTTCGCCGGCGTCACGAAGAAGGTCGGCGTCTACGCGATCGTTCGCCTCTACTTCACCGTCTTCGCGGCCGCCTCGATCCCGATCGACCTGCCGGGGATCACCGGCGCGTCGCCGCTGGCCTTCCTCGCCCCGGTGCTGGGAGCGATGGGCGTGGCGAGCATCGTCGTCGGCGGGTTCGGCGCCGTCGGTCAGGACCGGCTCGACGGCGTGTTCGCGTACTCGAGCATCGGACAGGTCGGCTTCATCGCGGTCTCCATCGCCATCGCCGCGGCGGCGGACCCCACGGGGGCGCTCCGGGGGGTCGCCGTCGCGGCCGCGCTCGTGTTCGCGCTCCACCACGCGCTCGCGAAGGGGCTGCTCTTCCTCTCGGTGGCCGCTATCGAGGACGCGACCAAGACCGAGCGGCTGCGGGACCTCGGCGGGCTGGCGGGTCGCTCGCCGGTGCTCTCGGGGGCCGTCTTCGTCGGGCTCCTCTCGCTGATCGGCCTCCCGCCGCTGACCGGGTTCTTCGGGAAGCTCCTCGCGTTCGACGCGGCGGTTCGGGGACTCGCGTCCGGTCCCGGCACCCTGTCGGCGCTCGTACTGGTCGCGCTGCTCCTCGGGGCCGTCCTCACGATCCTGTACTCGACGCGCGTCTGGGTCGGCGGGTTCTGGGGGCGGGAGTCGGCGGCGGTCGAGACCGCTTCCGCCGAGGTGGGACAGGTCTCTGTCCTCGTCGCCCTCGCGGCGGCCGTCGTTCTCGTCGGCGTGGGGTTCGACCCGATCTACCGGTTCGCGGAGGCGGCCGCGACCGCCGCGCTCGACGCCGAGGGCTACGTCGACGTCGTGGGCCTGAGCGGGGGTGACGGCCCGTGA
- a CDS encoding Na+/H+ antiporter subunit E encodes MTRTWPVAGSLFAVLWVFVQGPPIAPEPLVGSLLIGLVVGLPTAFVFRRLYGATVDLPRTLRGVPYALLYALTFVREAIVASLDVTYRVLAPAGPIESEVILIPLRVRTDLGVTTIANSITMTPGSLTLNYDPEENALYVHVIDGSDPEDIVDPIREWERYALVIFDEELSPSDPAPDFAVYPPDRTHPALKQAAPEAGEETDPPMEKTETDSPMEKTETDPRTEETETDPRTEETTGGDKNGR; translated from the coding sequence GTGACCCGCACCTGGCCGGTCGCCGGGTCCCTGTTCGCCGTCCTCTGGGTGTTCGTCCAGGGGCCGCCGATCGCGCCCGAACCGCTCGTCGGGTCGCTGCTGATCGGCCTCGTGGTCGGCCTGCCCACGGCCTTCGTCTTCCGACGCCTGTACGGGGCGACCGTCGATCTCCCCCGGACGCTTCGCGGGGTCCCGTACGCGTTGTTGTACGCGCTGACGTTCGTTCGGGAGGCGATCGTCGCCAGCCTCGACGTCACGTACCGCGTGCTCGCGCCCGCCGGGCCGATCGAGTCCGAGGTGATCCTCATCCCCCTGCGCGTGCGGACCGACCTCGGCGTGACCACCATCGCCAACAGCATCACGATGACCCCCGGGTCGCTCACGCTCAACTACGATCCCGAGGAGAACGCGCTGTACGTCCACGTCATCGACGGGAGCGATCCGGAGGACATCGTCGACCCGATCCGCGAGTGGGAGCGCTACGCCCTCGTCATCTTCGACGAGGAGCTCTCGCCGAGCGACCCCGCGCCGGACTTCGCCGTCTACCCGCCCGACCGAACGCATCCCGCCCTCAAACAGGCCGCTCCGGAGGCGGGGGAGGAGACCGACCCACCGATGGAGAAGACAGAGACCGACTCACCGATGGAGAAGACAGAGACCGATCCGCGGACCGAGGAGACAGAGACCGATCCGCGGACCGAGGAGACCACGGGAGGTGACAAGAATGGCCGCTGA
- a CDS encoding MnhB domain-containing protein, giving the protein MTTTIMRTTARVTVPIVLVVSISLFLQGHNLPGGGFIGGVLTTAAFVLIYVAYDLDFLESGVLGREVDPGTSVFEHRTVTAYRRTLLAGLVVVLGSGVAGILVGDPFLTQGYVHLEGVPIYHEVELASALAFDLGVFLVVVGSLLTIVSVVSAE; this is encoded by the coding sequence GTGACGACGACGATCATGCGGACGACGGCCCGGGTGACCGTTCCCATCGTGCTCGTCGTCTCGATCTCGCTGTTCCTTCAGGGGCACAACCTGCCCGGCGGCGGCTTCATCGGCGGCGTCCTCACCACGGCGGCGTTCGTGCTGATATACGTCGCCTACGACCTCGACTTCCTGGAGTCGGGGGTGCTCGGTCGGGAGGTCGACCCCGGGACCAGCGTCTTCGAGCACCGAACGGTCACCGCCTACCGCCGCACGCTGCTCGCGGGTCTGGTGGTCGTTCTCGGCAGCGGCGTCGCGGGGATCCTCGTCGGCGACCCGTTCCTGACGCAGGGGTACGTCCACCTCGAAGGCGTCCCGATCTACCACGAGGTCGAACTCGCGAGCGCGCTCGCGTTCGATCTGGGCGTGTTCCTCGTCGTCGTCGGTAGCCTCCTGACGATCGTCTCGGTGGTGAGCGCCGAATGA
- a CDS encoding FlaD/FlaE family flagellar protein produces the protein MSLNPRQYDVRELRRIADAPRDGADEAPRERPLRQPNRNRAEQAARSAAFTELLQRQRGLRLSGDGSRPADAEDRPYLRAVPASPDAEREVGDWLGYLVDVGGHLRSRDALSYYAELGWVAPAAVDALTRRLEGFDAPRHDRPFTPADHRISLVSIVRIASCASDQE, from the coding sequence ATGAGTCTGAATCCACGGCAATACGACGTACGGGAGCTGCGCCGGATCGCGGACGCACCGCGGGACGGCGCGGACGAAGCGCCTCGGGAGCGGCCGCTTCGTCAGCCGAACCGGAACCGAGCGGAGCAAGCGGCCCGCTCGGCCGCGTTCACCGAGCTGCTCCAGCGTCAGCGAGGGCTGCGGCTGTCCGGCGACGGGTCTCGACCCGCAGACGCCGAGGACCGCCCGTACCTGCGGGCGGTCCCGGCCTCGCCGGACGCGGAACGCGAGGTCGGCGACTGGCTCGGCTACCTCGTCGACGTCGGCGGTCACCTGCGGAGCCGCGACGCGCTGTCGTACTACGCCGAACTGGGCTGGGTCGCCCCCGCCGCGGTCGACGCGCTGACGCGTCGGCTGGAGGGGTTCGACGCCCCGCGCCACGATCGGCCGTTCACTCCCGCGGACCACCGGATCAGTCTCGTCTCCATCGTCCGAATCGCTTCGTGTGCGAGTGATCAAGAATGA
- a CDS encoding signal peptidase I, producing the protein MSPKRVLSITLQVAVVLVVLSLVVGQLLGQPILLSFVETGSMQPTLDPGDGFVAIPAPLAGNIGVGDVVTFDAQEIEGGGLTTHRVVEETERGYITRGDNNPFTDQDGGEPVVQDADIVAVALSVGGSVVVIPHLGTVAMAVQSGLGSFQTWLAVTFGVRSLQGTQGLAYILFALSMVAYAVDWYLNRNSRGTRERDRSRDDGTSVFAVVAVLALVLMATATAAMVVPAGTQEYGVVSAEFESENPTVIESGTSQELEYVVPNAGLVPVYAYVTPASPGVEVEPQRLAVGSRGEASTTVTLTAPPETGYYRLFVAEHRYLAVLPHGVVDQLYGVHPWAPLVAINGLLGGGIVGLGLLLLRGEPARIRSRESREKPPLYRRVLRQFYR; encoded by the coding sequence ATGTCACCCAAACGCGTCCTCTCGATAACGCTGCAGGTCGCGGTCGTCTTGGTCGTCCTCTCGCTGGTCGTCGGCCAGCTCCTCGGGCAGCCGATCCTGCTCAGCTTCGTCGAGACCGGCAGCATGCAGCCCACCCTCGACCCCGGCGACGGGTTCGTCGCGATCCCCGCGCCGCTCGCCGGGAATATCGGCGTCGGGGACGTGGTGACGTTCGACGCCCAGGAGATCGAGGGCGGCGGGCTGACCACCCACCGCGTCGTCGAGGAGACGGAGCGCGGGTATATCACGCGGGGCGACAACAACCCGTTCACCGATCAGGACGGGGGCGAACCCGTCGTGCAGGACGCCGACATCGTCGCCGTGGCGCTCTCGGTGGGCGGGAGCGTGGTCGTCATCCCGCACTTGGGCACCGTCGCGATGGCTGTCCAGTCCGGGCTCGGCTCGTTCCAGACGTGGCTCGCGGTCACGTTCGGAGTCCGGTCGCTCCAGGGGACGCAGGGGTTGGCGTACATCCTCTTCGCGCTCTCGATGGTCGCGTACGCGGTCGACTGGTACCTGAACCGGAACTCACGCGGGACCCGTGAACGCGACCGGTCCCGGGACGACGGCACCTCGGTGTTCGCGGTCGTCGCCGTGCTCGCGCTGGTGTTGATGGCGACCGCGACCGCGGCGATGGTCGTCCCGGCCGGCACGCAGGAGTACGGCGTCGTGAGCGCCGAGTTCGAGTCGGAGAACCCCACGGTCATCGAGAGCGGCACGAGCCAGGAGCTGGAGTACGTCGTCCCCAACGCCGGACTGGTCCCGGTGTACGCGTACGTCACCCCGGCGAGCCCCGGCGTCGAGGTCGAGCCGCAGCGGCTCGCGGTCGGGAGCCGCGGCGAGGCGTCCACCACGGTGACGCTCACGGCGCCGCCCGAGACCGGCTACTACCGGCTGTTCGTCGCCGAGCACCGGTACCTCGCGGTGCTCCCGCACGGCGTGGTCGACCAGCTGTACGGCGTCCACCCGTGGGCGCCGCTCGTCGCGATCAACGGCCTGCTCGGCGGCGGTATCGTCGGCCTCGGCCTCCTTCTCCTGCGCGGCGAGCCCGCGCGGATCCGCTCCCGCGAATCGCGCGAGAAACCCCCGCTGTATCGCCGCGTCCTCCGCCAGTTCTACAGGTGA
- a CDS encoding monovalent cation/H+ antiporter complex subunit F, with the protein MAAEGALLPVIDAAIVLVALLNLLCGYRAVRGPTVPDRVVALDAIATNVVAIAVLFAIKTGRGIFVNVSLVLAIIAFLSTVAVAKFITEGDIIVTRE; encoded by the coding sequence ATGGCCGCTGAGGGAGCCCTGTTGCCGGTCATCGACGCCGCCATCGTCCTCGTGGCGCTGCTGAACCTGCTGTGCGGCTACCGCGCGGTCCGAGGACCGACGGTTCCCGACCGCGTGGTCGCGCTGGACGCCATCGCGACGAACGTCGTCGCGATCGCCGTCCTGTTCGCGATCAAGACCGGCCGGGGGATCTTCGTGAACGTCAGCCTCGTCCTCGCGATCATCGCGTTCCTCTCGACGGTCGCGGTTGCCAAGTTCATCACCGAAGGCGACATCATCGTTACGCGGGAGTGA
- the mnhG gene encoding monovalent cation/H(+) antiporter subunit G — MIESTPLRTWIVIGFIAVGTFFLTVGTIGLLRLPNVYNRMHATSKPATIGAVAVFLAGFVYFGPGGAGLSSLIGIVFLFLTVPTGAHMISRAAEQTGVPFLGSVTWPGKSDDE; from the coding sequence ATGATCGAATCGACCCCGCTACGGACCTGGATCGTCATCGGCTTCATCGCCGTCGGGACGTTCTTCCTCACGGTCGGGACGATCGGGCTGTTGCGGCTGCCGAACGTGTACAACCGGATGCACGCGACGAGCAAGCCGGCGACCATCGGCGCGGTCGCGGTCTTCCTCGCCGGGTTCGTCTACTTCGGTCCCGGAGGCGCCGGTCTCTCGTCGCTCATCGGCATCGTCTTCCTGTTCCTGACGGTGCCGACCGGCGCGCACATGATCTCGCGAGCGGCGGAACAGACCGGCGTCCCGTTCCTCGGCTCCGTGACGTGGCCGGGGAAATCCGACGACGAGTAG